Proteins encoded by one window of Paraburkholderia terrae:
- a CDS encoding helix-turn-helix domain-containing protein, with amino-acid sequence MKRNLFAELTEGLDELKSAHEGKTTLHKVKVEIRDKLEVTADEIRAVRESINASQAVMARRLRVNERTYQNWEQGRAKPNAQAAVLIRLVEKHPETIQMLETL; translated from the coding sequence ATGAAACGGAATCTGTTTGCCGAATTGACGGAAGGGCTCGATGAACTCAAGTCCGCTCACGAAGGCAAGACAACACTTCACAAGGTCAAGGTTGAGATTCGTGACAAGCTGGAAGTGACGGCTGACGAGATCCGGGCCGTCCGGGAATCCATCAACGCGTCGCAGGCGGTTATGGCGCGTCGTCTGCGCGTGAACGAGCGGACCTACCAGAATTGGGAGCAAGGGCGAGCGAAGCCGAACGCCCAGGCTGCTGTGCTGATCAGGCTGGTTGAAAAGCATCCTGAGACGATACAGATGCTCGAAACCCTATGA
- the lipA gene encoding lipoyl synthase — protein METAPQTSTHDSVTALGQHGLRSRDKLARIPVKVVPPEPGGALPKPAWLRARPMMSETVAGMASILREHRLHSVCEEAMCPNIGECFAQRTATFMIMGGICTRRCAFCDVAHGRPLPLDDDEPARLADAVAALGLRYVVITSVDRDDLRDGGAAHFARCVALLRDRVPGIRVEVLTPDFRGRVERALDALSAAWPDVFNHNIETVPSLYRAARAGADYHGSLTLLRRVKEANASVVTKSGLMVGLGESDGELLKTMRDIRAHDVDVLTVGQYLAPSRFHMAVKRYVTPETFAVYREEGLKLGFREVVSGPLVRSSYHANETAGF, from the coding sequence ATGGAAACCGCGCCGCAGACGTCCACGCACGACAGCGTCACCGCGCTGGGACAGCACGGCCTGAGGAGCCGCGACAAGCTCGCGCGCATTCCCGTGAAGGTCGTGCCGCCCGAACCGGGCGGCGCGCTGCCGAAGCCCGCATGGCTGCGTGCAAGACCGATGATGAGCGAGACGGTGGCGGGCATGGCGTCGATACTGCGCGAGCATCGTCTGCATTCGGTGTGCGAGGAAGCGATGTGCCCGAACATCGGCGAATGCTTCGCGCAGCGCACGGCGACGTTCATGATCATGGGCGGTATCTGCACGCGGCGCTGCGCGTTCTGCGACGTCGCGCATGGAAGGCCGCTGCCGCTCGACGATGACGAACCGGCGCGGCTCGCCGATGCCGTTGCCGCGTTGGGGTTGCGGTATGTGGTGATTACGTCGGTGGATCGCGACGATCTGCGCGATGGCGGCGCGGCGCATTTTGCGCGCTGTGTTGCGCTATTGCGTGATCGCGTGCCGGGAATTCGCGTCGAGGTGTTGACGCCGGATTTTCGCGGGCGTGTCGAGCGGGCGCTCGATGCGTTGTCGGCGGCGTGGCCGGATGTCTTCAATCACAACATCGAAACGGTGCCTTCGTTGTATCGCGCGGCGCGTGCGGGCGCGGATTATCACGGGTCTTTGACGTTGCTCCGGCGGGTGAAGGAGGCGAATGCTTCAGTGGTCACGAAGTCGGGCTTGATGGTCGGGCTTGGCGAAAGCGATGGCGAACTTCTGAAGACGATGCGGGATATTCGTGCGCATGATGTGGACGTGCTGACGGTCGGGCAATATCTCGCGCCTTCGAGGTTTCATATGGCGGTTAAGCGCTATGTCACGCCGGAGACTTTTGCTGTTTATAGAGAGGAGGGGTTGAAGCTGGGGTTTCGCGAGGTCGTGTCCGGGCCGCTGGTGCGGTCTTCTTATCATGCGAATGAGACGGCGGGGTTTTGA
- a CDS encoding NAD-dependent succinate-semialdehyde dehydrogenase: MTDLRSKLKDPSLLQSKAYLNGEWQDADNKETFEVLNPATGELIAQVPRMGAQETRRAIEAANKAWPAWKAKTGKQRAEILRKWNDLMLANADDLALILTTEQGKPLAEAKGEIGYAASFLEWFGEEAKRVYGDTIPTVANDKRIVVTKEPVGVCAAITPWNFPAAMITRKVGPALAAGCPIVVKPAEATPLSALALAVLAERAGVPAGIFSIVTGDPKPIGGEMTSNATVRKLSFTGSTAVGRLLMAQCAPTVKKVSLELGGNAPFIVFDDADLDAAVEGAIASKYRNSGQTCVCTNRFYVHDSVYDAFAEKLAAAVTKLKVGFGTEQGVQQGPLINEAAVLKVESHIEDALGKGARVVTGGKRHALGHGFFEPTVLADVTPDMKVARDETFGPLAPLFRFSSDAEVVEMANSTEFGLASYFYSRDIGRIWRVAEALEFGMVGINTGAISNEVAPFGGVKQSGLGREGSHYGIDEYVVIKYMCMGGV; this comes from the coding sequence ATGACTGACTTGCGTAGCAAACTGAAGGACCCTTCCCTGCTGCAAAGCAAGGCGTATCTCAATGGCGAATGGCAAGACGCCGACAACAAAGAAACGTTCGAGGTCCTGAACCCAGCAACGGGCGAACTCATCGCACAAGTGCCACGAATGGGCGCACAAGAAACCCGCCGCGCCATCGAAGCGGCAAACAAAGCCTGGCCCGCCTGGAAAGCAAAAACCGGCAAACAACGCGCAGAAATCCTCCGCAAGTGGAACGACTTGATGCTCGCGAACGCCGACGACCTGGCGTTAATCCTGACCACAGAACAAGGCAAGCCCCTCGCCGAGGCAAAAGGCGAAATCGGCTACGCAGCCTCGTTCCTCGAATGGTTCGGCGAAGAAGCCAAACGCGTTTACGGTGACACGATCCCCACTGTCGCGAACGACAAACGCATCGTCGTCACGAAGGAACCCGTCGGCGTCTGCGCCGCCATCACGCCGTGGAATTTCCCCGCCGCGATGATCACCCGCAAGGTAGGACCGGCGCTCGCCGCAGGCTGCCCGATCGTCGTCAAGCCCGCTGAAGCAACCCCGCTCTCCGCGCTCGCGCTCGCCGTGCTCGCCGAACGCGCTGGCGTGCCCGCCGGCATCTTCAGCATCGTCACCGGCGACCCGAAACCGATCGGCGGCGAAATGACAAGTAACGCGACCGTACGCAAGCTGTCGTTCACGGGTTCGACGGCAGTGGGACGTCTGCTGATGGCGCAGTGCGCGCCGACCGTCAAGAAGGTGTCGCTGGAACTGGGCGGCAACGCGCCCTTCATCGTGTTCGACGACGCCGATCTCGACGCGGCCGTCGAAGGCGCAATTGCATCGAAGTACCGCAACAGCGGTCAGACCTGCGTCTGCACGAACCGCTTCTACGTCCACGACAGCGTCTACGATGCGTTCGCCGAAAAACTCGCCGCAGCCGTGACGAAGCTCAAGGTCGGCTTCGGCACCGAGCAAGGCGTGCAGCAAGGCCCGCTCATCAATGAAGCGGCTGTGCTCAAGGTCGAATCGCATATCGAGGACGCTCTCGGCAAAGGCGCGCGCGTCGTCACGGGCGGCAAGCGTCATGCGCTCGGTCACGGCTTCTTCGAACCGACCGTGCTCGCCGATGTCACGCCGGACATGAAAGTTGCACGCGATGAAACCTTCGGCCCGCTCGCGCCGCTGTTCCGCTTCTCGTCGGATGCGGAAGTGGTCGAGATGGCAAACAGCACGGAATTCGGACTGGCGTCGTATTTCTATAGCCGCGATATCGGTCGTATCTGGCGCGTGGCAGAAGCGCTCGAGTTCGGCATGGTCGGCATCAATACGGGAGCGATCTCGAACGAAGTCGCGCCGTTCGGCGGCGTCAAGCAGTCAGGGCTTGGGCGCGAAGGCTCGCATTACGGTATCGATGAGTATGTCGTGATCAAGTACATGTGCATGGGCGGTGTTTGA